The genomic stretch GTTGTTTCTTAATcgttgttgacataacattgagcatacaatattgGTTCTTTCATTGCCTTGACAAATCAAAAGGTATGAGTCTTTCGTTACcccgaaaatcataatatgttGGGTAATGATAGCTAATGTTTAGTGGTTCTTGTATTGTTATTGCAACTAATCGTATCCTGTGAGAGTACAATTCGATAGTATCTTTAAGAGGTATTAGGAGAAAAAAAGTTTAATTATTCAGAAATCCGACTGGTTGGAATTTTGTTCCACGAATATTAAATATAGTCTTCGAACTAGACTACTCTTGTAAagatactcactccgtccccaAAAAGTATGAACTGTTTCCTTATTAGTCCGTCCcttaaaagtatgaactttctaattttagagtAGTTAAACAACATACTACCATTACACATCATTTTGTTTACAGCTTATACTATTACACTAACATTACTAATGATGTGGTGCCCACTCCACTAACACTACTGCTCACGATATCAGGTCTAATGGGTTGCTAGAAACCCACACATATAGATAAGTCAtagtaattcataattaatattCTGCACTCAATGTTATGTaaaatgattaagaaataataacCACCAAGACTTTATCTTTGAATAAATAACAACAAAGATGTGTCTCACTATTAGATCTATTCTGTATTATGCCACATCAATATTGTTAGTATCTCAAGGCATGAAAATTTTTGGAAAGACACTGCAATATTCATGGTAGCTAGGTAGTTAAAACCTATCGAGGTTGTGAAATAGTAGTACGCACTATTTTACTTTTGTTGGGAACGACTAAATCACCTACTATGATGACATATTTTACTACTCAGTGTACTATGCAGAAGATTTAGGCTTGTTTGATTGTAGACAAGTGCTTGTAAGacacaacataaataaataagtaaaatatAATACAACAAAAATATTCCTTCTCATAgacatataaaaataaacatataaaagtGGATGTAGAGTTTTATATATGCAAGCAATTAAAAGATGTTTTGggttgcgttagtgtgctaactattttacagtaataactaataactttcaattatgtgtattaaaattatcaacacggagacataaataattatatcaatacaatatgtaaatttaaatatcaacacaaagacataagtttatcaacacaagaagattgataaatttatgtctttgcgttgatatttttaacatacaaaattgatatttagttattagttattactgtaaaaagTTACACATCTGCTTTTACAATTCCTAACAAATATGCTTTACAATGTATGAACCCTAATAAATATCCCTAATAATTATATCTAAGCTAGGGAGTTTTTGCTCCAAGGTTAGGTGACCCTGTATGATGAAGTTCACCATAAACTGCTACCCTTACTAATGTAAATAGTTGAATTTAAACTGATGAAAATTCACCATATATAAACTGCAACCCATACTGGTATATAGTTGAATTTAAACTGAAGGAGATATATATATAGTGATAATTTAGACGAGCATTCATCTTTTCAGTTTGGGAGATCCTGGAATTGAAATAGGCAAgaacaaagtttatgattttacaattaattttgaattattgtaAAAGTTTTAAACTGAATTATATTTCCATCATCACATCAAAGATGATCCattttcgtttttgatttgtgTCAATTAAGATGagtcattactaaaaatataagTGCATtaatctctattttattcactctcctactttattctctctatttaacacctaaaataaaattaaataaaatattatgacGTCAAAGAAAGTGACCATCTtctctttattctctctatttaacacacaaaataaaattaaataaaatattatgacGTCAAAGAAAGTGACCATCTTCTCTAGAACCGATggagttttaaaaataaaagcgCTTGTAGACCCACTTAAAGAAGAGTAGATCATTGATTGGTCCCACATAAAACGAAATATGATTATGTTTAATGAGATAGGCAATTTTTTCAACAAATCTTTCTTGAATTATTTAGTAAAAATGGTGTGGACAAAATCAACAAAATTGATAACGACATATCCAGCTATTTATTTACGAAGGCTGAAGAGCCGTAGTAACATTGTTTCAACGTCactttctttttatatttactTATCTAATTCATTAACGTAATTTTAAAGATTTTTATAGATTAGTTGCACGAGTAGTAAACTTTATTTTAATCAGCATCCATGATTTCCTCTCTGTTTCTTcttgcaattaaaaaaaaagtttgggTAAATATAATTTGAAGGATATGTTCTGACATCCAAGAGGATTCTAGAAAACACGCATTTTGAGACACAGAATTTGACTCTACTCTTAATCATGCATTAGAGAGAGAGGGGGTTTTTTATACATACTCTTTCAACAATcagacttatattttattatttatgtttctcccatatttcacttttactatgaATGGTAAGTAGACTCACCTTACATTAACTTATTCCattcacatttattataaaactaatactacctccgtctcaCATTAACTGCCACGTTTACTTTTCTACACTCATTTtgtaaaattgataataaataattaaagtaaaaaaatagtaaagtaagagagagaataatgtaaacaAGATTCTTCACTAccttattctctttcttattttactatttctcgactttaactatttactatcatttttataaaacgagtgaaAAGCAAATATGACAGTTAATGCGGGACGACTGGAGGTAATACTATATATAAATGaaactcatattccattaacttatttAATCACTTTTCtcttaatttcttaaatctcgtatcGAAATCAAATAGGACTCCTATGTAGAATAGAAGGAATAGTTCAGTTCAGTTCAGTTTTCCTATTGTAAGCTTTGAGTTATATGTATATAGGTTCAACGATTACCAAATTCATATCCCATGACCATAGCCCCTTAATTCATTAATACTTTCTCAGTCCTGACTAAGATTTGTTGGATAATATGGTTAATTTGGAGAGAAAAATAATGAatgtaaatattaaataaaaagaaaaaaaatgtgataGGGGTGTAATAATTAGAGAGAAAACAAAAATGTATCATcttaattaacaaattaaaaaagaaattatataTCTTAATTATGAATGAGAAAGTATTACTCAAAACACTTTGAACTATGAGTACTGCATTGGTATAAAAGTCATCCAAAGAAAGATTTTCATGGGAATCTTAAATACATCCTTATCCTTGTCCACCCGCATACTAATAATTAAGGTTCTCCACTTTACAATGTTCACACACAATTTTCACTTCTcgacaaaattacataattaatattCCCTACAAGCATGTAACCGCGTTATGTGTGTACTAATGTCTTACTAAGAGATAGGCCCACGTCTCGACCAATTAGTGTGCATTGCATGCTTGTATATACGTAATTGTGACTTTTCATCAACCCTACCCCTTTTCAAGGAAAATTAGGCGTGATTAAAAGACTATGTGTCGATTTTGTCAATTAGGTAATATGATTAATCTAAATTGCATGCAATTAATAACATATATAACTAATTCCACCCTAAAAAGGAAGAATAATTCACCAATTAATTCCCATGCTACATGGTTGGATCATTTACTTAGACATGAAGTTGCCATTTTGCTAATGTAATAATTAACTAAACTTGACGATAACTAATCAATGTTCAATGGCTCTCACAATCGTGggtataataattaataataaaataaataaatccagCTTTTTTGTAGGTTGACTCGACCCAAAAGGGCAAGAAAAAGCTACAAATCAACCAATAGCTAACAAAAATAACACCGACTCTTTTTTCTTCGTCCACTATAAATATGTGAAGcaaatctcttttttttttatcactacAACTTGAAGTATTTACTCGACAAATTTAAAGTCTGTTTTCCTTGAAACTAAGCTTGAGCATGGCCATTCTagtacctcaatgtttggcTCGATTAAtgctccttctcctcctcattggAGTGACCAATGCTCAGTTATCTTCCAATTTCTATTCTTCTTCATGCCCTAACCTCCTTTCCATTATCCAAACAGCCGTAAATTCAGCCGTCTCGAGCGACTCTCGCATGGGGGCTTCCTTGCTTCGTCTTCATTTCCATGACTGCTTTGTCGCGGTATATATTCATTTCGCCTCTCATTATTCTTTTTATTCATAGATAATACTCCATCAGTCCATGAAATAATGtcctattttgtcattttggggtGTCTGTGATTTAAAGTCTCAATTACCTTTTTACATTCTAAGTAAATGGACTCCACGATTCACCTAAATCATTAAACTCATATTCAATTATACACCAGTATATTAAAGTGTtggccacattccactaactcatttttcttcacaaagtcaaataatttcttaaaatccatgccgAGTCAAAATAGAACTATAAATtgcggacggagagagtactattttTAATTGCATTTACAATTTTTGATTTTCATGCATCAACTAATCCCGCCATGTCTACGTGCATGCATAGAGAGACATAATTATTAGGCAACacgaaaataaaattttcattagCACACTTTAATTGGTTCACATGCCATTTGCTTCCTAACtagaaaaacacacacacaattagTAATAACACTAGAAAGTTTTGAGATTCAAGAATAACATATACGAGTATATAATACAGGGGTGCGATGCATCGGTTTTGCTGGACGATACGGCGAATTTCACCGGCGAAAAGACCGCCGGTCCGAACAACAACTCGTTAAGAGGGTTCGAGGTGATCGACAACATAAAGACTCAAGTCGAGGCCGCCTGCCCTGGTGTGGTTTCGTGTGCTGATATCCTGACCGTAGCTGCCCGAGACGGCGTTGTAGCTGTAAGTGAAATTGAGTTAAATAAATTCCATAtctaatactagtactaatagTACGTATTTCCTAATATTTGGAGTTATTTCATTAAGCTGAACGGGCCGAGCTGGGCTATCGCACTAGGAAGAAGGGACTCGACCACCGCAAGTTTGAGCAACGCAAACAGCCAAATCCCGGGTCCTAACAATAACCTCAACGGCCTCATCACTGCTTTTTCTAACAAAGGCTTCACCGCTAGAGAAATGGTTGCCCTCTCAGGTAATCTCTTTGTTTCCGATCACTTACAGTGATAGTTCTACCCCCTCCATTTCTCGACTCTAGATCCGCCACTAGGACCAACCCAAAGTTATCCCTCTTGTTCCTATTTAGTCCTCTTCATTTCGGAAGTTGTTTCTATTTCTACATATCTTTCTTCTGTTTTGGAGGTTTCTTTGAGTTTCATTCCCatctctttttttatttcaataacaAAAAATACTTTTTGCATAATTTTAACCCACGATACTTGATTCCTTTTTGAAGTTTCTACTGCCTTTCTACTCATCATTTACGTAAAAACAGTCAAAATCTAAATGATTAATTCGATTTAATTTCAAATGAATTTGAATCAAACTTTTCTTACAAATCACATCGACCCATATAATTCAATCTTGTATTGTAAAACTTAATAAAATAAGTGAATAATTATTTTGAGTGAAAGAATAACACAAATTTTAACACATGCTTTGCACATACATATATGTACCTCAGTGATGGTACAAGCGAGTTCAATATAAAATAAGTGTCATCAATATTCAATATGCTAAGAATTCGTTGTGAAACTAAAGGAAATGAAATTTTGCTAAGAATTACTTTAGACTGATCAAAGTAATTCTTGTGTACAATTTAATTACATGATAAATTTCGCTCATGGATGGTGATAATATGTTAACTGCATTTCCTACAAAGTCCAAACTATGACCTGGACGGTtaaatttcaagatttgatgtTAACAGATGACAAATAACTTCAACTAGAAATATcaagagtttgcatttgattacatttcTGTCGCTCATTCATATAATTCCGAGTGCAGGATCCCACACAATAGGTCAAGCAAGGTGCACCACATTCCGGAACCGGATCTATAACGAGGCAAACATAAACGCGACGTTCGCTACCAGCACGAGGGCCAACTGCCCCCGCAGCGGTGGCGACAACACTCTGTCTCCGCTGGACGTTGCCACGCCAACGGCCTTCAACAACGACTACTACAGAAATCTCATCAGCCTCAAAGGCTTGCTGCATTCCGACCAACAGCTCTTCAATAATGGATCAACCGACGCTCAAGTCCGAGCCTACTCGACCAATTCGGCTTCGTTTTTCAATGACTTTGCCGCGGCCATGGTCAAGATGACGAACCTTAGCCCCCTTACCGGCACCAACGGCCAGATCAGGAGGAACTGCAGAAGGACCAATTAAATAGTTTTCACTTTGTTTTGACTTTGTCATCACTAAATTTGGATGTTGTTTGAGGTTTTTTCTCTGTTTTTGATCTTGTCTTATTTGAAGTGATCAATAAAGATTGGTGTTAAGTGTTGTTATAAGATTGTTGGTCACTGTTAAGGGTAAATCCCTTAAAAACAACGTAGAACAAATAAAGGAAGTCGCCGAAACAAAGTCTGTCGATCAACCGAGAACTGATACTAAAATAAAGTGCGAAAAAGCATAAAAGGAAAAATAGATAATTTGATTATTTCTTAAATGATTGAAATGAAGAACAATTTATAATATGCTATAACCTAACTCAATGAACAAGAAAAAATCCTAAACATATATagaagatatggtaaatcattAATGGTctaaataatagagatattattaaaaatatgttcGTATCAAAATCCACCCTGTCCTCAAGGTTCACAATCAATAAGCAAGGATGCGTTCCATTATATCAGATGCACCGTAACAACGAGCACTCCCACCAATTTAAAAATATTGCCAAAGAATTTCGAATCCCTCCAACTTTGGAGTAGTAATCTTTGTTGATAAAAGTGTGAGTATGATTCTTCAcaaacaaaattttctcacCTTCAGCATGATTGTCTAAAGTAGTTCTCCCAAAAATCCCTCTCCCGGACAAAACAGCCGGAGCTCCCTACGAGCCATCATTTAGTCTGTTCAAACTCCGACCTCCATCCTCCATCTTAAGCACTTCTGGAACCTCGAGTCCCCGTGCTCTCAACCATCaacttcattttctttttctcctcACTGATTTCCCCAATTCCTAATTACATTCCAAACTTGATTTACCTAGTTGTGAAATCAAAGACCATCCTCTCGTCATCATCTAACAAAGCCTCTTCATCTCCATTAATATCGGGGCTGCATGGCTGGTGGGGGCGGGACAACAGCCGCAATAGGTAACGAGTTGCTAGATGGATCATGATGGAGATAGGGGCGCAAGAGGCATCCGGAATCCGTGGTTCAAGGCGGCGGGCAATCAGCAGGGATTGGTTGATCATAAGCCGTGTATCCTTGCGGCGCACGCAATCCCGGCGGATCCCAACATGTAGGTGAGCTCGGTGGCAGGTATGGGGGCGGCGTGGACTGATATTCAGGCAGCCCAAGTGATATCCGACTTAAGGATTTTGCGGTGGCGCGTCTGAAGAGTAGGGAGGCTGCCCAAAAGTCGAGGTCGTGTACTGCATCGGCGGCGCGTTTGATGCACTATTAtttagcactacaactacttgcaagtatacaaggcagaaatagtatagttaaaggtcagtaccggatattgAACACAGGAAAAACGATCACAAATTGTCTATCTTCTACTAGgcttcttctactatttggAGAAACGAAAAGAATTTGGTTTGAAAATATAGATGCAGAATTAATAGCAAATAGTGATTGCAGACAAATAAACATAGAGAAAGATCAGATGAGATAAGGAAATTTCAGGGATGTTCTTTCACAGTTATGAttatacaaatttcaactacaacaccctagcacagttcatacttcaCTATAACGAGCACAACTATATTGTCCATGCGGCACAAAGTGGATTATACacactaggggcgtcaatcctagattaatactccctccgtccccgaataagagtcgctaatttcctttttgggccgtcccccattaagagtcactcttcatttttaccataaatggtagtaggtcccacattccactaactcactccactcacattttattataaaatcaatataaaaaagtgggtcccacattccactaactttttcaaccaacttttctttacatttcttaaaactcgtgcccggtcaaacaacgactcctattaggggacggagggagtaactcctaaaagctcatAAGACTCCTAATgttctcactctcaattaatagtgtcgttttaagggaatcTAATTGTAACGTCAACTAAGCtcttctaactcgccaacctcctctcacgattatgtagcaagtcaatagatcatcacaaaatgtgttactcaaacgtgaagcaattatccaacacttagaatagaAGCGAATTAATGAACAaaacatatattaaataaataggaattgtataaccaaagtcgctACTGACACATATCTAGAattctatgagtttagttacacatgaatggataatctaaaaacatactccctccgtccccgaataagagtcgctaatttccattttgggccgtcccccattaagagtcactcttcatttttaccataaatggtagtaggccccacatttccactaactcactccactcacattttattataaaaccaatataaaaatatgggtcccatattccactaactttttcaaccaacttttctctacatttcttaaaactcgtgcccggtcaaagagcgactcctattaggggacggagggagtagtttctaaggaaaacaatgaaaacataTAAAATCCAAAGGTTGAATCTTTGTAGCTCTGATCTTCttttgaatccttcttcaaacaCCTTGAACTTGATTAACAATGGAAGAACTCTCAAATTATCCTCTCTGGAAAATTGTGCAGCAAAAGGATCTctttgatgaagcttgagggaaTATTTATAGCCTTATATTCGTGTCCCATAATTACGGCAAATGTTCAACATTGTATGGTAAATCTTAgagagaaagtaggtcaaatctGTGCGCCGCGTTTTCCAGCGAGCCGCTGCACCTTGTTCAGCGGTCGCTGGCTAGTGTTCTATAGCTCTATCTCTTTATCAGCAGTCGCTGCACTttgtttcagcggtcgctggcaatCATCACGTAGCTAATGGATCTCCCGGAGCGGTCGCTGCCCACGGCCCAACGGTCGATGGGCGTGTTCCTCTTTTCAGCTCAACTTTTCCGAAGCGGACCGCTACCTGTTCAGGGGTCATTGGCTGTCAGCGGTCGCTGGCAGTGTTGCAGTAGACCGCTGGACTCCTCGAatactccagatttccaacttctaattttagctatctttttaggctctgttttgcacatttctcacaaaacacgtctaaataccaaaatagacaaaatatgcaattaatggacatgtaatgcaactttgacactcaaaacggaccaaataatggcctttaaacagtgcaaaatccgagcgtatcagtgTTTAAAGACTACGTGTCGGTATAGAGTAGTAGTCCATAAAGTGGTAGGTCCCAGGTAGGGCGGCGCATGGGCGGCTCTCCGTAGTCGGCTTGTTGATAGTGTTGATGTCCATACTGTGTGTACCCCAGATGTACGCGATTACCTTGTGGCTCCCACCAAGAGGTTTGGTGAGCATGGTGCTGATCGTTGGTGGATATCCCTACAGTGGCTGCTATCTCGGCGGGTCCCAGCATGATGGCTGAGAAATAGGCCTGTGTTGCACCTACTGAAACTGATGCGGCGGAAACCgatattcgggttatgatttggTTGCCCATGTTTGAGAGCTTGACGATTGTACCAATCAATTGTATGACAGGTGGTGTGTGACTGGGTATACGCGCTGAGGCGGGTCTCGTGGTCGGTGAGCGAAGTGTGCGACGACTCCATAGTCACTAGAATAGTGTAGGTCTCTGCACTGAAAACTGCAGCTACTGCGCGGCCGAGCGCGACGAGGTCTGTGGTTCCAAAATCATGGGAACCTTAGGGCAGCAGCTTTGAATTGAGTTGCCAATCTGGCGGATCAGGTGGTTATTGCCAAGGTTGTGTGTCTGGGCGTAAGTTGTGCACCTGCCAGAAAGGTCTGTCATCTCACATCACTGGAGTTATAGATCCTCCCCCAACATTGAAGCCAACCTCTTCAATGAAGTATCACAATACGCGATGGCTCGGGACTATGGGAGGGCATGGCCATCACGTATGGAAGGGGAGCTTATCCATTCAAGTTTACCTACAGACATGCATACAACATGAAGCAGGAGAATATAAGCCTCGAAAGTGTATGGAATAAATTCTAAGACCTCTGGATTCCTATAGATGCAAGGGATCCGAACTCAATGGATACTCCATCAACAATCGAGAAGTACAACAAGGACACCTAGAGACATAGGTTATTCCAATTCCTATGGGCTCTAGATGACAAATATGATGCTGTAAAGAGAGAGATCTTGAACAAAGATCTGTTACCCACTGTGCGGAGAGCATACGGATTGGTGAGGCGCGAATCTGCCAATGAACGGATCCTTTATAGTTTTTAAAGAATATATGCCTAGTTAAAGTGAGATATTTATTTATGCACAATGAAATataactatttatttttattaacatTAAATTTAAGTTTTAGAAAATATATGTTAAATTAAAGTGAGATATTTGTTTATAAACAGAGGGAAAATAGCAatacatttttatttcattaaattGTAATAAAACAGTAAAATTACAGCTAAGAGACTAGATCTCAAGTGTACTTACCGAATCAGAAATTAATTTATCCTTATTATGGACCAAATAATATGCAATAAAATTAGTGTATTGAGTTTAATTCAGTAGAGAAGCTTCCTTCTTTCAGTATGTGAGGTAGACTAGACACTAAAGATtccaaaatgaaaatgtatGA from Salvia splendens isolate huo1 chromosome 4, SspV2, whole genome shotgun sequence encodes the following:
- the LOC121801532 gene encoding cationic peroxidase 1-like; translation: MAILVPQCLARLMLLLLLIGVTNAQLSSNFYSSSCPNLLSIIQTAVNSAVSSDSRMGASLLRLHFHDCFVAGCDASVLLDDTANFTGEKTAGPNNNSLRGFEVIDNIKTQVEAACPGVVSCADILTVAARDGVVALNGPSWAIALGRRDSTTASLSNANSQIPGPNNNLNGLITAFSNKGFTAREMVALSGSHTIGQARCTTFRNRIYNEANINATFATSTRANCPRSGGDNTLSPLDVATPTAFNNDYYRNLISLKGLLHSDQQLFNNGSTDAQVRAYSTNSASFFNDFAAAMVKMTNLSPLTGTNGQIRRNCRRTN